GGGGCGCAGCTCGAGAATCCGCCTCCGGCCCATCGGCGTCCGGGCGTGCCCGGCCACCATCTCGAGCACCGAGGCCCACTCGAGCCGGTCGAGGACGTGGTCGTCGATGCGCACGGCCCGATGACCTCAGCCCGACGCCCGCGAGTCCAGGGCCGCGAGGCGGCGCCGCGTCCGGAGCAGGTACTGCAACCCCGACGCGACCACCAGCGCTCCCGTCACCGCCGCCCCGGCATGGAGCAGGAGCGGCGGGAAACCGGTCCACACGTTCGCCAGGAGGAACCCGCCGGCCGTGCCCATCTCGAAGCCGGTCGTCCACTTCCCCAGGCGCGTCGGAGGAAAGCTCCGGACGTCGGTCGCGAGGTACAGGGCGGCGGCCACGAGCACGATCAGCACGTCCCGGGCGACGACGAGGAGCGCCAGCCAGGCCGGCACGTGCCAGGCCAGACGGAAGTCGGGGAAGGGCCGCGGCGCATCCGGCATGGCCATCGCCACGTAGCTGACGAGCATCATGAGCTTGTCCGCCGCCGGATCCAGGAACGCACCCAGAGCCGTCTGCTGTCCGAACCGGCGGGCGGCGAGGCCGT
This genomic window from Acidobacteriota bacterium contains:
- a CDS encoding CDP-alcohol phosphatidyltransferase family protein, which gives rise to MKPFESLLRQLTVANQLTLLRLAAAPALALALLNGLPGLAFGLFVAAAVTDRLDGLAARRFGQQTALGAFLDPAADKLMMLVSYVAMAMPDAPRPFPDFRLAWHVPAWLALLVVARDVLIVLVAAALYLATDVRSFPPTRLGKWTTGFEMGTAGGFLLANVWTGFPPLLLHAGAAVTGALVVASGLQYLLRTRRRLAALDSRASG